In the genome of Paenarthrobacter ilicis, the window CACTGTGCAAGTCTAGGAGCTTCGGGAAATGGCAGCGCGGTCCCCTCAGCGCTATGTGGACAAAGACCGCTGGTGGAAACCGGTAGCGTTGAAGGCATGCTCAACTTCTCCTCCACAAGGCGCCGCCCTGCCCTTGTAGCCATGATCGCCGGGACTGTCCTGGCAGTTTCCGCCTGCCAGGCGCCGGTCAACATCGCCGATGCGGACGTTCCCGCGTGGAAGGCCAAGGTCCTGCCCTCAACCGGGACAGAAGTTTTGGAGGACTCCGGCAAAATCCTCAACCGGGATCCCATGCCAAAAGATGCGGCCAACGTTCCCGCAGGCAGCTACACGCTCACCATGTCCTGCGATGGCGGAGGCAAGGCCTATTTCGCGGTTTCCTTGGACGGTAGCAAGATCGCCGACGCCGCAGCCGCATGCAATGCCAGCAAGGATGTTGTGAAGATCAAAGTTCCCCGGACAGGCACCCTGAACATCACCGCAAGCAGCGTGGACGCCCCGCTCATTTTTGCCTACCAGCTGGTGCCGGCAGTCAACTAGCCGCTCAACCTCTGCCAGCTCCATCTCTTCAACAGGGCGCAGCAGCGGCGTAAAGTCGGTTCATGGGGAGCAAAGCGGCTCACTCGGTGACGTCGCGACGCCCGGCAAGAGCCGCCGTCGCACTTGTCTTGGTGCTGTGCGGCGGCCTGACCGCCTGCGAATACACCTACGACGGCGACGCCGGCCCGGGTGCCGTTCCCACCTCAGCGCCCAGCAACATTGTGCTGCCGCCCGACCCAGCTCTGGAACAGACAGTCATGGGTGACGAGTTGGAGAAATGGGCGCGCTCCGCCCTGCCGGAATCCCAGGGCAAATCGTTTTACTCGAGCAGCGGCTACCTCAGCCCCGGCGAGGCGAAATCGGAACAGACGGTCCAACTTCCCAGTGGCACCTACGCAGTGACATTGGCATGCCGGGGCACCAGAAGGGTTATGTTCTCGGTCAACGTGGGCGAGGCCGCCTTGGTGGACCTGACGCTCGGTTGCGCCAGCGCGAGGGTGAGCGTGGTTCAGCTCGAAGCAGATGCCGTACTTTCCATCACCGTGGGGTCCAGATCAGACGCCAACTTCGCCTACCGGGTCAGTAAGTTGTAAAGCCGCAGCTAAACGGCGGCGCACCCATCAGGGCACCGCAGCGTTTCCGGGCTGGACGCGCACTCGGCGCAGTAAAGGGTCAAGGTGCGGCAACTGGGGTTGGAGCAGTTTTCAAACTTGTTGGTGGGCGCGGAGCATCGCACGCACTGGCCAATGGTTTTTGCTTCCTCGCTGAACTCCACGTGCATGCGCTTGTCGAACACGTAAAGGGACCCTTCCCAGAGCCCTTTGTCCTTGAAGGTCTCGCCGTAGCGGACAATCCCTCCGTCCAACTGGTACACCTCTTTGAAGCCCCGATTGACCATCAGGCTGGAGAGTACCTCGCAGCGGATGCCACCGGTGCAGTACGTGACCACCGGCTTGTCCTTGAGGTCGTCGTACTTGCCGGACTCGAGTTCCTTGATGAAGTCGTGGGTGGTGTCCACGTCCGGAACGATTGCGTCCTTGAACTTACCGATCTGCGCTTCAAAGGCGTTGCGCCCATCGAAGAACACCACATCTTCGCCGCTGGATTTCTTCTCATCCACCAACTCGTGGAGTTCCTCGGGTTTCAGGTGTTTGCCGCCACCCACCACACCGTTCGCGTCCACGGCGAGCTCACCGGGCGCCCCGAAGGAGACGATCTCATCACGGACCTTGACGCTGAGGCGGGGGAAATCGGCCGCGCTCCCGTCCGAC includes:
- a CDS encoding rhodanese-related sulfurtransferase, whose amino-acid sequence is MALNRIVLFYGFTPIADPDAVRLWQRALCEKLGLTGRILISKDGINATVGGELGNMKQYVKTTREYKGFHDIDFKWSDGSAADFPRLSVKVRDEIVSFGAPGELAVDANGVVGGGKHLKPEELHELVDEKKSSGEDVVFFDGRNAFEAQIGKFKDAIVPDVDTTHDFIKELESGKYDDLKDKPVVTYCTGGIRCEVLSSLMVNRGFKEVYQLDGGIVRYGETFKDKGLWEGSLYVFDKRMHVEFSEEAKTIGQCVRCSAPTNKFENCSNPSCRTLTLYCAECASSPETLRCPDGCAAV